One Caldibacillus debilis DSM 16016 genomic window carries:
- a CDS encoding sigma 54-interacting transcriptional regulator translates to MYRLKQIYEALERLEEKTGQGVSARELGDFLKIDRTTASRYLNDLERQGKVVKIPGKPVKYKTASAAKTFPYAGGDFSLPPESQGSLQPIVEAGLAALLYPGKSLPILLTGETGTGKTHLAETLSKLISEKANRQIPFIVFNCADYAHNSELLVGQIFGIKKGAFTGATEDKMGLVEQADGGILFLDEIHRLPPSGQEMLFYLMDKGVYRRLGETTKVRKANVTLVGATTEDPGKVLLPALLRRFSVKLHLPPLRERTAEERKALIDHFLREEAGKMNADIAITDPCRQAFLTYPCPGNIGQLKSDIQIACANAYLRYLTQKADQVTITEEDLPETVKEGIPDHSSRGRPMRTINVNRPQRGEFVFPNIYQRLRQASRNPDDKERVEKVIRSYIRELSEKYPGRATDNSWKNLIDEDLLGALKEAKTILAQEHSIRIDMNQLYVIGLHLQNYRIHFGHESPNEALPVIQHPDEANRLAANKLAECVQKRTGMLLPREEIELIAYFLNDGRQEAGVPEEQKIAVILVTHGESTASSMADMTNALLGSRVIHAVDMPLDVSYFDIYEKVKQLISGLSGVKGVLLLVDIGSLITMGDKLKHEFNLPILTLPGVNLAMALEAGRMSLVPDMSLEDVYQAAKRAMSLMLEKDIKGSGVNKRRMIATVCFTGEGAAQLLETWLENHLSSLDEDVLIRPVRIDPITKDTSVLHDLKKYYDVIAIIGTVPVSFPGIPYIPAWELLKQEGISRLTKLLEVTRPAPRMEEQREKEEEEDVFQLIVRGLGEIVTCVNPKSITSLLKECMPAIKAYYSWDPDRELGMWMHIGGLIDRIISARIQNQEEQLVKNIPIDRTVAVSEEEAKVWEPLLKKIEKTFHIRIPELIKKELVRLSR, encoded by the coding sequence TGAAATACAAAACTGCATCCGCCGCGAAGACCTTTCCGTACGCCGGGGGGGATTTCTCCCTGCCGCCGGAATCGCAGGGGAGCTTGCAGCCGATTGTCGAAGCCGGCCTTGCCGCCCTGCTGTATCCGGGCAAATCCCTTCCCATATTGTTGACGGGGGAAACGGGAACGGGGAAAACCCATCTGGCCGAGACCCTTTCCAAATTGATCAGCGAAAAGGCCAACCGGCAAATCCCGTTCATCGTGTTTAACTGCGCCGATTACGCCCACAATTCGGAACTTCTCGTCGGTCAAATATTCGGCATTAAAAAAGGGGCCTTTACCGGGGCGACCGAGGATAAAATGGGCCTTGTCGAACAGGCCGACGGCGGGATCCTCTTTTTGGACGAGATCCACCGGCTTCCCCCTTCCGGACAGGAAATGCTCTTTTATTTGATGGATAAAGGGGTGTACCGCAGGCTCGGGGAAACGACGAAGGTGCGGAAGGCGAATGTGACCCTCGTGGGCGCGACGACGGAGGACCCGGGGAAGGTGCTCCTTCCCGCCCTTTTGCGGCGGTTTTCGGTGAAGCTCCATCTTCCCCCGCTTCGGGAACGGACGGCGGAAGAAAGAAAGGCGCTGATCGACCACTTTTTGAGGGAAGAAGCGGGGAAAATGAACGCGGATATCGCCATTACCGATCCTTGCCGGCAAGCCTTTTTGACCTATCCCTGCCCGGGAAATATCGGGCAGTTGAAAAGCGATATCCAGATCGCCTGCGCCAACGCCTATTTACGTTATTTAACCCAAAAAGCGGACCAGGTGACGATCACGGAGGAGGACCTTCCGGAAACGGTGAAGGAGGGAATTCCCGACCATTCTTCCCGGGGGCGGCCGATGCGGACGATCAATGTGAATCGCCCCCAAAGGGGAGAGTTTGTCTTTCCGAATATTTATCAGCGCTTGAGGCAAGCTTCGCGGAATCCGGACGATAAGGAGCGGGTGGAGAAGGTCATCCGCAGCTATATCCGGGAACTGTCGGAAAAGTATCCGGGGCGGGCGACGGACAATAGCTGGAAAAATTTGATCGATGAAGATCTCCTCGGGGCTTTGAAGGAAGCGAAAACGATATTGGCCCAGGAGCATTCCATCCGCATCGACATGAACCAGCTTTACGTCATCGGACTGCATTTGCAGAACTATCGCATCCATTTCGGCCACGAGTCTCCGAACGAGGCGCTGCCGGTCATCCAACACCCGGATGAGGCGAACCGGCTGGCGGCAAACAAACTCGCCGAATGTGTGCAAAAAAGGACCGGCATGCTTCTGCCGCGGGAAGAAATTGAACTCATCGCGTACTTTTTAAACGACGGCCGGCAGGAGGCCGGCGTCCCGGAGGAGCAAAAAATCGCCGTGATCCTTGTCACCCACGGGGAATCCACCGCCTCTTCCATGGCCGACATGACCAATGCCTTGTTGGGAAGCCGGGTGATCCACGCCGTCGACATGCCCCTTGATGTTTCCTATTTCGACATCTATGAAAAAGTGAAACAATTGATCAGCGGGCTATCCGGCGTAAAAGGCGTCCTTTTGCTCGTTGACATCGGTTCCTTGATTACGATGGGGGACAAGCTCAAACATGAATTCAATCTGCCGATCCTGACCCTTCCGGGGGTCAACTTGGCGATGGCCCTCGAAGCGGGGAGGATGTCCCTCGTCCCCGATATGTCCCTCGAAGATGTTTATCAGGCGGCGAAACGGGCGATGTCCTTGATGCTGGAAAAGGATATCAAAGGTTCCGGCGTGAACAAGCGAAGGATGATCGCAACCGTCTGTTTTACGGGGGAAGGGGCCGCCCAATTGCTGGAGACGTGGCTGGAAAACCATCTGTCCTCCCTCGATGAAGACGTGCTGATCCGTCCCGTCCGCATCGATCCGATCACGAAGGATACGAGCGTGCTCCATGATTTGAAAAAATATTACGACGTGATCGCCATCATCGGAACCGTTCCCGTTTCCTTCCCCGGCATTCCCTACATCCCGGCCTGGGAATTGCTGAAGCAGGAAGGAATCTCCCGGCTCACCAAGCTGCTTGAGGTGACGAGGCCGGCCCCGAGGATGGAAGAACAACGGGAAAAGGAAGAAGAGGAAGACGTATTTCAGCTGATTGTCCGGGGGCTGGGAGAAATCGTCACCTGCGTCAATCCGAAAAGCATCACCAGCCTGTTGAAGGAATGCATGCCGGCCATAAAGGCCTACTATTCCTGGGATCCGGACCGGGAATTGGGGATGTGGATGCATATCGGGGGATTGATCGACCGGATCATTTCCGCCCGGATCCAAAACCAGGAGGAGCAATTGGTGAAAAACATCCCGATCGACCGCACCGTCGCCGTCAGCGAAGAAGAGGCGAAGGTTTGGGAGCCATTGCTGAAAAAAATCGAAAAAACCTTTCATATCCGGATCCCGGAATTGATCAAAAAAGAATTGGTGAGACTGTCCCGCTGA
- a CDS encoding PTS sugar transporter subunit IIB, with product MENKPIKLIILCSWGATSSQLAKKVQEAAEKRGIALEAHAGGTGEFKQKAGEYDVALLEPQVRHLKREVEKTAEAHQIPVELVDQRAFALMDGDKVLDQVLKILNK from the coding sequence ATGGAAAACAAACCCATCAAATTGATCATTTTATGCAGCTGGGGGGCGACATCCAGCCAACTGGCCAAAAAAGTGCAGGAAGCTGCGGAAAAAAGGGGCATCGCCTTGGAAGCCCATGCCGGCGGAACCGGGGAATTTAAACAAAAGGCGGGAGAATACGACGTGGCCTTGCTGGAACCGCAGGTGCGCCACTTGAAGCGGGAAGTGGAAAAAACGGCTGAAGCCCACCAAATTCCCGTAGAACTGGTGGATCAACGGGCCTTCGCATTGATGGACGGGGACAAGGTCCTCGACCAAGTATTGAAAATTTTAAATAAATGA